Proteins encoded by one window of Myripristis murdjan chromosome 1, fMyrMur1.1, whole genome shotgun sequence:
- the LOC115364535 gene encoding uncharacterized protein LOC115364535, with protein sequence MSEPENNPPQPAEFAPNQDAPPVSTINGATPRPVFMPETFTGAGREWSDWAEQFEMAADVNNWDESLRLKFMGLLLAGRAREVYSGLSAAAKTNYTLLKDAMGRCLDPCDSDDWNRASFSSRRRLHNETVREFGIALRRLVARAYPSADLNTQDLLARDHFITHVGSGDLRISLRSAKPATLEAAINLASELELIRGLENSHLTQDAKVRGVSEPKSKSDEQMEVLLGVVEGLRQEVKVLQTAVHAFKSNLVHPVPVQAAAPPPPPQAVGTPGNVTVKREAMEQRGGCWECGCNRHIRRNCPYLQGN encoded by the coding sequence ATGTCGGAACCGGAGAATAATCCACCACAACCTGCTGAGTTTGCCCCAAATCAAGATGCTCCCCCTGTTTCAACTATTAATGGTGCAACTCCCCGTCCAGTCTTCATGCCAGAGACCTTTACTGGTGCGGGGAGAGAATGGTCTGATTGGGCTGAGCAGTTTGAGATGGCCGCTGATGTAAATAACTGGGATGAATCACTCAGGCTGAAATTTATGGGTCTCCTATTGGCAGGTCGAGCCCGTGAGGTCTATAGTGGGTTATCAGCAGCAGCTAAAACGAATTATACCCTGTTGAAAGATGCTATGGGGAGGTGTCTTGATCCCTGTGACAGTGACGATTGGAACAGGGCTAGCTTCTCCTCACGGAGGAGGCTTCATAATGAGACAGTCCGCGAGTTTGGTATTGCTTTGCGCCGGCTGGTTGCGAGAGCCTATCCTTCCGCGGACCTTAACACACAGGACCTATTGGCAAGGGACCACTTTATTACGCATGTGGGCAGTGGGGATTTGCGCATCAGTCTTCGTAGTGCCAAACCTGCAACACTGGAAGCTGCAATAAATCTGGCTTCAGAACTTGAGCTCATCAGAGGTCTAGAAAATAGCCATTTAACTCAGGATGCTAAGGTCCGGGGGGTCTCTGAACCGAAGTCTAAGAGTGATGAGCAGATGGAAGTTTTATTGGGGGTGGTGGAAGGATTGAGGCAAGAGGTTAAGGTCTTACAGACTGCTGTGCATGCTTTTAAATCAAATCTCGTACACCCTGTCCCTGTTCAGGCAGCtgcacctccccctccccctcaagCGGTCGGCACACCTGGCAATGTTACAGTTAAACGTGAGGCTATGGAACAGAGAGGGGGGTGTTGGGAGTGTGGGTGTAACAGGCACATACGCCGTAACTGTCCCTATTTGCAGGGAAACTAG
- the tmem154 gene encoding transmembrane protein 154 isoform X2 has product MSAFRPGNMRGPREMTPLLLLLLLTSLAGTVLCDEVEEDVAEEAPPEEAGSEDAPPEEPPPEEAPPEEAPSEEAPPEEAGTEDLETTTPHDTGTTEPPPVSDDTSSSLEESPSTTAAPGDMDSVSDPTSLPGAGEIDPTMILIPVGLVVVIIAMIVCGIMVNRRWNQKMRATDQRKDSYLDGCSTDKVPMPMFEEDVPSVLELEMEELDQWMSKDGEAAKDSEHA; this is encoded by the exons ATGTCCGCCTTCAGGCCTGGTAACATGAGAGGCCCCAGGGAAATGacccctctgctgctgctgctgctgctgaccagCCTGGCTGGGACAG TGTTGTGTGATGAAGTGGAAGAGGATGTGGCTGAGGAGGCTCCGCCAGAGGAAGCTGGATCAGAGGATGCTCCACCAGAGGAGCCCCCACCAGAGGAGGCTCCACCAGAGGAGGCCCCGTCAGAAGAGGCCCCTCCAGAGGAAGCTGGAACAGAGGACCTGGAAACAACAACCCCTCATGATACAGGGACCACAG AGCCTCCACCTGTTTCCGATGACACTTCATCATCATTGGAAGAGAGCCCTTCAACTACAG CTGCTCCAGGGGACATGGACTCTGTTAGTGACCCAACCTCTTTACCAGGAGCCGGTGAGATAGATCCCACCATGATCCTGATCCCTGTGGGGTTGGTGGTCGTGATAATCGCCATGATCGTGTGCGGTATCATGGTGAACCGCAGATGGAACCAAAAAATGAGAGCTACCG ATCAAAGAAAGGATTCATATTTGGATGGATGCAGCACAGACAAAGTACCAAT GCCCATGTTTGAGGAGGACGTGCCCTCAGTGTTGGAGCTAGAGATGGAGGAACTGGACCAGTGGATGAGCAAAGACG GTGAGGCTGCCAAGGACTCAGAACATGCATAA
- the tmem154 gene encoding transmembrane protein 154 isoform X1, translating into MSAFRPGNMRGPREMTPLLLLLLLTSLAGTVLCDEVEEDVAEEAPPEEAGSEDAPPEEPPPEEAPPEEAPSEEAPPEEAGTEDLETTTPHDTGTTEPPPVSDDTSSSLEESPSTTVEEYIEGGHGSGDDKIEFNKNYEVGAAPGDMDSVSDPTSLPGAGEIDPTMILIPVGLVVVIIAMIVCGIMVNRRWNQKMRATDQRKDSYLDGCSTDKVPMPMFEEDVPSVLELEMEELDQWMSKDGEAAKDSEHA; encoded by the exons ATGTCCGCCTTCAGGCCTGGTAACATGAGAGGCCCCAGGGAAATGacccctctgctgctgctgctgctgctgaccagCCTGGCTGGGACAG TGTTGTGTGATGAAGTGGAAGAGGATGTGGCTGAGGAGGCTCCGCCAGAGGAAGCTGGATCAGAGGATGCTCCACCAGAGGAGCCCCCACCAGAGGAGGCTCCACCAGAGGAGGCCCCGTCAGAAGAGGCCCCTCCAGAGGAAGCTGGAACAGAGGACCTGGAAACAACAACCCCTCATGATACAGGGACCACAG AGCCTCCACCTGTTTCCGATGACACTTCATCATCATTGGAAGAGAGCCCTTCAACTACAG tTGAAGAGTACATAGAGGGAGGACATGGCTCTGGAGATGATAAAATAGAGTTCAACAAGAACTACGAAGTTGGGG CTGCTCCAGGGGACATGGACTCTGTTAGTGACCCAACCTCTTTACCAGGAGCCGGTGAGATAGATCCCACCATGATCCTGATCCCTGTGGGGTTGGTGGTCGTGATAATCGCCATGATCGTGTGCGGTATCATGGTGAACCGCAGATGGAACCAAAAAATGAGAGCTACCG ATCAAAGAAAGGATTCATATTTGGATGGATGCAGCACAGACAAAGTACCAAT GCCCATGTTTGAGGAGGACGTGCCCTCAGTGTTGGAGCTAGAGATGGAGGAACTGGACCAGTGGATGAGCAAAGACG GTGAGGCTGCCAAGGACTCAGAACATGCATAA